A single genomic interval of Arachis duranensis cultivar V14167 chromosome 7, aradu.V14167.gnm2.J7QH, whole genome shotgun sequence harbors:
- the LOC107496289 gene encoding scarecrow-like protein 21 isoform X1: MQTNMSYSCYFLQSENLNNNYPLLHNSEHYCTLESSSTNQNSPSSLSFSPEITPMLKQDRVEHDNESCLTHDQDDLSNKLRELESAMLGSDADILNTYGAAMIPQEYDSFLRWGKMMEVISRGDLKEMLCACAKAMSENDMETTEWLISELQKMVSISGDPVQRLGAYMLEALVARLATSGSTIYNALRCKEPTGNELLSYMHMLYEICPYLKFGYLSANGSIAEAMKDENEVHIIDFQINQGVQWISLIKALAARPNGSPKIRITCFDDSTSAFARGGGLNIVGERLSRIANSCKVQFEFHALEVSPSEVKLDDLDIRPGESIAVNFAMMLHHLPDESVDSRINHRNRLLRLAKFLSPKVVTLVEQDSNTSNLPFFPRFVETMNYYLAVFESIDAALPRDHKERINVEQHCLAREVVNLIACEGAERVERHEALKKWRLRFERAGFSPYPLSSYVNSLIRQLQESYPGQYTLEERDGALLLGWKNQSLIVSCAWR, encoded by the coding sequence ATGCAAACAAACATGTCCTATTCTTGTTACTTCCTTCAAAGTGAGAACCTAAACAATAATTACCCTTTACTTCATAATTCAGAACACTATTGCACCCTTGAATCTTCTTCTACTAACCAAAACTCCCCATCTTCTCTTAGTTTCTCACCTGAGATTACTCCAATGTTGAAGCAAGACCGCGTCGAACATGACAATGAATCTTGCTTGACACATGATCAAGATGACTTGAGCAACAAGTTAAGGGAATTGGAAAGTGCTATGCTAGGATCTGATGCAGATATTCTAAACACATATGGTGCTGCTATGATTCCACAAGAATATGACTCATTCTTGAGGTGGGGGAAAATGATGGAGGTGATATCGCGAGGCGATTTGAAAGAGATGCTTTGTGCTTGTGCAAAAGCAATGTCAGAGAATGACATGGAGACAACTGAATGGCTGATTTCTGAGCTGCAAAAAATGGTGTCGATTTCCGGGGATCCGGTCCAAAGATTAGGAGCATACATGTTGGAGGCACTTGTTGCAAGGCTAGCCACTTCAGGAAGCACAATCTACAATGCCTTGAGATGCAAGGAACCTACTGGCAATGAACTCCTTTCTTATATGCATATGCTTTATGAGATCTGTCCATACCTCAAATTCGGATATCTTTCTGCGAATGGATCGATAGCCGAAGCAATGAAGGATGAAAATGAAGTTCACATAATTGATTTTCAGATTAACCAAGGAGTTCAATGGATAAGCCTCATAAAAGCACTTGCTGCAAGGCCTAATGGATCACCAAAGATCAGAATAACATGTTTTGATGACTCTACCTCTGCTTTTGCCAGAGGAGGAGGACTTAACATAGTTGGAGAAAGGTTATCAAGAATTGCAAATTCATGTAAGGTTCAATTTGAATTTCATGCTCTAGAAGTTTCCCCTTCTGAGGTGAAGCTTGATGATCTTGACATTAGGCCTGGTGAGTCCATTGCTGTGAATTTTGCCATGATGCTTCACCATTTACCGGATGAAAGCGTGGATAGCCGGATAAATCATCGCAACCGGTTGTTAAGACTGGCAAAGTTCTTGTCACCTAAGGTGGTTACCTTGGTTGAGCAAGATTCTAACACAAGTAATCTTCCTTTCTTCCCACGTTTTGTTGAAACAATGAACTACTACTTGGCTGTTTTCGAATCAATCGACGCAGCTCTTCCAAGGGATCACAAAGAGAGGATCAATGTGGAACAGCATTGCCTTGCTAGAGAAGTTGTTAATCTGATAGCATGTGAAGGCGCAGAAAGAGTCGAACGCCACGAGGCTCTGAAGAAGTGGAGATTGCGCTTCGAAAGGGCCGGATTCTCACCATATCCTTTGAGTTCTTATGTTAATTCTTTGATTAGGCAGCTTCAAGAAAGCTACCCTGGACAATACACTCTAGAAGAGAGAGATGGTGCTTTACTTCTTGGTTGGAAAAATCAATCTCTTATTGTCTCTTGTGCTTGGAGATGA
- the LOC107496289 gene encoding scarecrow-like transcription factor PAT1 isoform X2: protein MLKQDRVEHDNESCLTHDQDDLSNKLRELESAMLGSDADILNTYGAAMIPQEYDSFLRWGKMMEVISRGDLKEMLCACAKAMSENDMETTEWLISELQKMVSISGDPVQRLGAYMLEALVARLATSGSTIYNALRCKEPTGNELLSYMHMLYEICPYLKFGYLSANGSIAEAMKDENEVHIIDFQINQGVQWISLIKALAARPNGSPKIRITCFDDSTSAFARGGGLNIVGERLSRIANSCKVQFEFHALEVSPSEVKLDDLDIRPGESIAVNFAMMLHHLPDESVDSRINHRNRLLRLAKFLSPKVVTLVEQDSNTSNLPFFPRFVETMNYYLAVFESIDAALPRDHKERINVEQHCLAREVVNLIACEGAERVERHEALKKWRLRFERAGFSPYPLSSYVNSLIRQLQESYPGQYTLEERDGALLLGWKNQSLIVSCAWR from the coding sequence ATGTTGAAGCAAGACCGCGTCGAACATGACAATGAATCTTGCTTGACACATGATCAAGATGACTTGAGCAACAAGTTAAGGGAATTGGAAAGTGCTATGCTAGGATCTGATGCAGATATTCTAAACACATATGGTGCTGCTATGATTCCACAAGAATATGACTCATTCTTGAGGTGGGGGAAAATGATGGAGGTGATATCGCGAGGCGATTTGAAAGAGATGCTTTGTGCTTGTGCAAAAGCAATGTCAGAGAATGACATGGAGACAACTGAATGGCTGATTTCTGAGCTGCAAAAAATGGTGTCGATTTCCGGGGATCCGGTCCAAAGATTAGGAGCATACATGTTGGAGGCACTTGTTGCAAGGCTAGCCACTTCAGGAAGCACAATCTACAATGCCTTGAGATGCAAGGAACCTACTGGCAATGAACTCCTTTCTTATATGCATATGCTTTATGAGATCTGTCCATACCTCAAATTCGGATATCTTTCTGCGAATGGATCGATAGCCGAAGCAATGAAGGATGAAAATGAAGTTCACATAATTGATTTTCAGATTAACCAAGGAGTTCAATGGATAAGCCTCATAAAAGCACTTGCTGCAAGGCCTAATGGATCACCAAAGATCAGAATAACATGTTTTGATGACTCTACCTCTGCTTTTGCCAGAGGAGGAGGACTTAACATAGTTGGAGAAAGGTTATCAAGAATTGCAAATTCATGTAAGGTTCAATTTGAATTTCATGCTCTAGAAGTTTCCCCTTCTGAGGTGAAGCTTGATGATCTTGACATTAGGCCTGGTGAGTCCATTGCTGTGAATTTTGCCATGATGCTTCACCATTTACCGGATGAAAGCGTGGATAGCCGGATAAATCATCGCAACCGGTTGTTAAGACTGGCAAAGTTCTTGTCACCTAAGGTGGTTACCTTGGTTGAGCAAGATTCTAACACAAGTAATCTTCCTTTCTTCCCACGTTTTGTTGAAACAATGAACTACTACTTGGCTGTTTTCGAATCAATCGACGCAGCTCTTCCAAGGGATCACAAAGAGAGGATCAATGTGGAACAGCATTGCCTTGCTAGAGAAGTTGTTAATCTGATAGCATGTGAAGGCGCAGAAAGAGTCGAACGCCACGAGGCTCTGAAGAAGTGGAGATTGCGCTTCGAAAGGGCCGGATTCTCACCATATCCTTTGAGTTCTTATGTTAATTCTTTGATTAGGCAGCTTCAAGAAAGCTACCCTGGACAATACACTCTAGAAGAGAGAGATGGTGCTTTACTTCTTGGTTGGAAAAATCAATCTCTTATTGTCTCTTGTGCTTGGAGATGA
- the LOC107496290 gene encoding uncharacterized protein LOC107496290, giving the protein MQALWVSLKDNVKCGSKLSDVIRQPPKCGKGSFCVSEKEKKINGDKDHNDPPLETPPSIVLSRPNNTLARLHELSVGDPSRKIVEMIFQKAWMNTSKPLRKIKTVLRVSYSEQVLERFEKYRENVKKNADEQHPRSTVDGNELLRFYATTVRCFQGKAVKKVHDLCKDLSCCLCQTIQFNFNTEHAKIQLNNDIGKEQTVATTRVRIVKRAAIVCRIIAGTSMNEVDGEFEGPVSNGLGEIQFSLEKFVVKNPSSILPCFVIIFS; this is encoded by the exons ATGCAAGCTTTGTGGGTTTCTTTGAAGGATAATGTTAAATGTGGAAGCAAGCTTAGTGATGTGATAAGGCAGCCACCAAAATGTGGCAAAGGAAGCTTCTGTGTTtctgagaaagagaagaaaatcaATGGAGACAAAGACCATAATGACCCTCCATTGGAAACTCCACCTAGCATTGTTCTATCAAGGCCAAATAACACTCTTGCTAGGCTTCATG AGCTTAGTGTTGGAGATCCTTCAAGGAAAATTGTTGAGATGATATTTCAGAAGGCTTGGATGAACACATCAAAACCACTGAGGAAGATTAAGACAGTTCTAAGAGTTAGCTACTCAGAACAAGTTCTAGAAAGGTTTGAGAAGTACAGAGAAAATGTGAAGAAGAACGCGGACGAGCAGCATCCGAGGAGCACAGTGGATGGCAATGAATTGTTGAGATTCTATGCCACCACAGTGAGGTGTTTCCAAGGGAAAGCTGTGAAGAAAGTTCATGATTTGTGTAAAGATCTTTCATGTTGTCTTTGCCAAACAATTCAATTCAACTTCAACACAGAACATGCCAAGATTCAATTGAATAATGACATTGGAAAGGAGCAAACAGTTGCCACTACAAGAGTTAGGATTGTGAAAAGAGCTGCAATTGTTTGCAGGATAATTGCTGGAACTTCAATGAATGAAGTTGATGGTGAATTTGAAGGGCCTGTCTCAAATGGTTTGGGAGAAATTCAATTTAGCTTAGAAAAATTTGTAGTGAAAAATCCAAGTTCTATACTTCCTTGCTTTGTAATCATTTTTAGCTAA
- the LOC107496291 gene encoding probable WRKY transcription factor 20 isoform X1 — protein sequence MDAAATITPTTSSSGSGHHARVHEDPNPTGSGLNAEASVGGARYKLMSPAKLPISRSACITIPPGLSPTSFLESPVLLSNMKVEPSPTTGSLPRIHQTAHGSMVSAASTAFPITSVCFHNNTVDDRKLSFFEYKPPGRSNMVPSDLNNHESEQAPRIEGPGKAQPFASSPLAESEPADPSNELSLSSPVQKVSSVEVDLDEFNHRGNASTGLQASHVEVRGSGAPIAPEKASDDGYNWRKYGQKLVKGSEFPRSYYKCTHPNCEVKKLFERSHDGQITEIIYKGTHDHPKPQPSRRYSAGTGMSVQEERSDKASLAGQDDRASGMYGRGCQAADPNSTPELSPRATNDDSPEGAGFVSNRTNDEVDDDDPFLKRRRMELGNADITPVVKPIREPRVVVQTLSEVDILDDGYRWRKYGQKVVRGNPNPRSYYKCTNAGCPVRKHVERASHDPKAVITTYEGKHNHDVPAARSSSHDMAGPAAAAAAAAAAMIGHTRIKLEESDTISLDLGMGISSATENRSKGISEYGESQSQIHTNNNNFKFVHTSTPAPAAYFGVLNHSSISYGSRENRNDAPSLNHSSYPCSQNMGRILTGP from the exons ATGGATGCAGCTGCTACCATTACACCCACCACCTCGAGCTCAGGCTCAGGGCACCATGCTCGGGTCCATGAAGATCCGAATCCAACCGGGTCGGGTTTGAATGCTGAAGCTTCTGTTGGTGGGGCAAGGTACAAGCTGATGTCGCCGGCGAAGCTTCCGATCTCTCGGTCGGCGTGCATAACCATACCTCCGGGGTTGAGTCCGACGTCGTTTTTGGAGTCTCCTGTGCTCCTTTCAAACATGAAG GTGGAGCCTTCACCAACTACAGGTTCCCTTCCAAGGATTCATCAAACAGCACATGGTTCTATGGTTTCTGCTGCATCGACTGCATTTCCTATAACTTCTGTATGCTTCCATAATAATACCGTTGACGACAGAAAGTTGAGCTTCTTTGAGTATAAACCGCCTGGTAGATCGAATATg GTTCCTTCAGACTTAAACAACCATGAAAGTGAACAAGCTCCTCGAATTGAAGGTCCAGGAAAAGCTCAACCATTTGCATCTTCACCATTAGCCGAAAGTGAGCCAGCAGATCCTTCTAATGAATTAAGCCTGTCATCGCCGGTTCAAAAGGTCAGTTCGGTTGAAGTTGATTTGGATGAGTTTAACCACAGAGGAAACGCATCCACTGGGCTTCAGGCATCACATGTTGAAGTTAGAGGCAGTGGAGCTCCGATCGCACCCGAGAAGGCATCAGATGATGGATACAATTGGCGAAAATATGGACAGAAACTTGTCAAAGGGAGTGAATTTCCCCGCAGCTATTACAAATGCACACATCCTAACTGTGAAGTGAAGAAACTCTTTGAACGCTCTCATGACGGTCAAATCACTGAGATAATATACAAAGGAACACATGATCATCCTAAACCTCAACCAAGCCGCCGATACTCTGCTGGTACCGGTATGTCTGTGCAAGAAGAGAGATCTGATAAGGCTTCTTTGGCCGGCCAAGATG ACAGAGCATCCGGTATGTATGGTCGGGGATGTCAAGCAGCTGATCCCAACAGTACTCCAGAGCTATCTCCTCGGGCAACAAACGATGACAGTCCAGAGGGTGCCGGCTTTGTGTCAAATAGGACTAATGATgaggttgatgatgatgatcccTTCTTGAAGAGAAG AAGAATGGAACTTGGAAATGCTGACATCACTCCTGTTGTTAAGCCTATCCGGGAGCCACGGGTTGTTGTACAAACTCTTAGTGAGGTTGATATTTTGGATGATGGCTACCGCTGGCGAAAGTATGGACAGAAGGTGGTAAGAGGCAACCCAAATCCTAG GAGTTATTACAAATGCACGAATGCCGGTTGCCCTGTAAGAAAACATGTGGAGAGGGCATCTCATGATCCAAAAGCTGTAATAACTACATATGAAGGTAAGCACAATCACGACGTACCGGCCGCAAGGAGTAGTAGCCACGACATGGCTGGACCGGCTGCAGCCGCGGCCGCGGCCGCAGCTGCAATGATTGGACATACAAGAATCAAGTTAGAAGAAAGCGATACGATTAGCCTCGACCTTGGTATGGGAATCAGCTCAGCAACTGAAAATAGATCAAAGGGCATTTCAGAATATGGTGAAAGTCAAAGTCAAATTcacaccaacaacaacaatttcaaGTTTGTTCATACTTCCACTCCAGCTCCAGCAGCATACTTTGGTGTTCTAAATCACAGCTCAATTTCTTATGGTTCTAGAGAAAATAGGAATGATGCTCCATCTTTAAACCATTCCTCATATCCTTGCTCACAGAACATGGGAAGAATACTAACTGGTCCATGA
- the LOC107496291 gene encoding probable WRKY transcription factor 20 isoform X2 translates to MVSAASTAFPITSVCFHNNTVDDRKLSFFEYKPPGRSNMVPSDLNNHESEQAPRIEGPGKAQPFASSPLAESEPADPSNELSLSSPVQKVSSVEVDLDEFNHRGNASTGLQASHVEVRGSGAPIAPEKASDDGYNWRKYGQKLVKGSEFPRSYYKCTHPNCEVKKLFERSHDGQITEIIYKGTHDHPKPQPSRRYSAGTGMSVQEERSDKASLAGQDDRASGMYGRGCQAADPNSTPELSPRATNDDSPEGAGFVSNRTNDEVDDDDPFLKRRRMELGNADITPVVKPIREPRVVVQTLSEVDILDDGYRWRKYGQKVVRGNPNPRSYYKCTNAGCPVRKHVERASHDPKAVITTYEGKHNHDVPAARSSSHDMAGPAAAAAAAAAAMIGHTRIKLEESDTISLDLGMGISSATENRSKGISEYGESQSQIHTNNNNFKFVHTSTPAPAAYFGVLNHSSISYGSRENRNDAPSLNHSSYPCSQNMGRILTGP, encoded by the exons ATGGTTTCTGCTGCATCGACTGCATTTCCTATAACTTCTGTATGCTTCCATAATAATACCGTTGACGACAGAAAGTTGAGCTTCTTTGAGTATAAACCGCCTGGTAGATCGAATATg GTTCCTTCAGACTTAAACAACCATGAAAGTGAACAAGCTCCTCGAATTGAAGGTCCAGGAAAAGCTCAACCATTTGCATCTTCACCATTAGCCGAAAGTGAGCCAGCAGATCCTTCTAATGAATTAAGCCTGTCATCGCCGGTTCAAAAGGTCAGTTCGGTTGAAGTTGATTTGGATGAGTTTAACCACAGAGGAAACGCATCCACTGGGCTTCAGGCATCACATGTTGAAGTTAGAGGCAGTGGAGCTCCGATCGCACCCGAGAAGGCATCAGATGATGGATACAATTGGCGAAAATATGGACAGAAACTTGTCAAAGGGAGTGAATTTCCCCGCAGCTATTACAAATGCACACATCCTAACTGTGAAGTGAAGAAACTCTTTGAACGCTCTCATGACGGTCAAATCACTGAGATAATATACAAAGGAACACATGATCATCCTAAACCTCAACCAAGCCGCCGATACTCTGCTGGTACCGGTATGTCTGTGCAAGAAGAGAGATCTGATAAGGCTTCTTTGGCCGGCCAAGATG ACAGAGCATCCGGTATGTATGGTCGGGGATGTCAAGCAGCTGATCCCAACAGTACTCCAGAGCTATCTCCTCGGGCAACAAACGATGACAGTCCAGAGGGTGCCGGCTTTGTGTCAAATAGGACTAATGATgaggttgatgatgatgatcccTTCTTGAAGAGAAG AAGAATGGAACTTGGAAATGCTGACATCACTCCTGTTGTTAAGCCTATCCGGGAGCCACGGGTTGTTGTACAAACTCTTAGTGAGGTTGATATTTTGGATGATGGCTACCGCTGGCGAAAGTATGGACAGAAGGTGGTAAGAGGCAACCCAAATCCTAG GAGTTATTACAAATGCACGAATGCCGGTTGCCCTGTAAGAAAACATGTGGAGAGGGCATCTCATGATCCAAAAGCTGTAATAACTACATATGAAGGTAAGCACAATCACGACGTACCGGCCGCAAGGAGTAGTAGCCACGACATGGCTGGACCGGCTGCAGCCGCGGCCGCGGCCGCAGCTGCAATGATTGGACATACAAGAATCAAGTTAGAAGAAAGCGATACGATTAGCCTCGACCTTGGTATGGGAATCAGCTCAGCAACTGAAAATAGATCAAAGGGCATTTCAGAATATGGTGAAAGTCAAAGTCAAATTcacaccaacaacaacaatttcaaGTTTGTTCATACTTCCACTCCAGCTCCAGCAGCATACTTTGGTGTTCTAAATCACAGCTCAATTTCTTATGGTTCTAGAGAAAATAGGAATGATGCTCCATCTTTAAACCATTCCTCATATCCTTGCTCACAGAACATGGGAAGAATACTAACTGGTCCATGA